In Ranitomeya variabilis isolate aRanVar5 unplaced genomic scaffold, aRanVar5.hap1 Scaffold_559, whole genome shotgun sequence, a genomic segment contains:
- the LOC143791251 gene encoding odorant receptor 131-2-like, producing MVNFTEVSNKTNNQTVEIVRSTLLALVLLSFCVFIYFVTIILYVFFTTPHVRENARYILFVHMLINDTLLLSVLIFVSLVAIFDVYIPVPICYALVMYSTSSFKVTAYNLAIMSFERYFAICYPLRHAQVCTMQRSLLVIGVMWLLSSTPLVPDFIAMCYSMPKNFFSTSLICQWSTFAMNSFQLTLRSLMEITTFILVGLVILYTYVKVMVVARKIGSGRSSAFKAEKTVLLHAFQLGLCMMYFSYSFTDAYLRKYFYFIPITNFFLFMCIPRYISPLIYGVRDEVFRKYIRKMNFFV from the coding sequence ATGGTCAACTTCACTGAGGTCAGCAACAAGACGAACAATCAAACTGTAGAAATCGTGAGGAGTACCCTGCTTGCCTTAGTGCTCCTGTCCTTCTGTGTCTTCATCTACTTTGTGACAATCATCTTGTACGTCTTCTTCACCACTCCTCATGTTCGGGAGAATGCTCGCTACATCCTGTTTGTCCACATGCTCATAAACGATACCTTGCTACTTTCTGTGCTGATATTCGTCTCTCTTGTAGCTATATTTGATGTGTACATCCCTGTGCCGATATGTTATGCCCTCGTCATGTACTCCACAAGTTCATTTAAGGTGACAGCCTACAACTTGGCCATCATGTCCTTTGAACGTTACTTTGCCATTTGCTATCCGTTAAGACATGCACAAGTCTGCACCATGCAGAGGTCTCTTTTAGTCATTGGAGTCATGTGGCTTCTGAGTAGCACTCCTCTGGTGCCTGACTTTATCGCCATGTGTTATTCAATGCCAAAGAATTTCTTCTCCACCAGCTTGATATGTCAGTGGTCAACATTTGCAATGAACAGTTTTCAATTAACCCTAAGGTCATTGATGGAGATCACCACCTTCATCTTGGTGGGATTGGTCATCCTTTACACCTATGTGAAAGTTATGGTGGTGGCTCGGAAGATTGGATCTGGGAGGTCTTCTGCTTTTAAGGCAGAGAAAACTGTTCTTCTTCACGCCTTCCAGCTCGGACTCTGTATGATGTATTTTTCATATTCTTTCACTGATGCTTACTTGAGGAAATATTTCTATTTTATACCAATAACCAACTTTTTCTTATTCATGTGCATCCCCAGATATATCAGTCCTTTGATTTATGGTGTAAGGGATGAAGTGTTCCGAAAATATATAAGGAAGATGAACTTCTTTGTATAG